GTTGTGGCAGATGCAGGAAAAGTAAGTTCCTTCTACTTCACTATTATTCTGATCGATTTTTATACAAACATCTATAACATCTAGAGTGTAAACCGTAAATattgtcttaacatcttgagtTATTATTATCGAACCATCTGTTGCCCTAATCAAAATGAAGCCTAAGCCATTATAATACTTGCAGAGATGTATTCTTGATATTGATGTTCAAGGAGCAAGATCAGTGAAGGCTAGTTCTCTTGAAGCCATATTCATCTTTATCTGCCCCCCATCAATGGAAGAGCTTGAGAAGCGCCTTCGTGACAGGTGAGTAATGACCGAAAAGTGATGCATATTTAATTTTCATCGGTCCAAAATTTTGGCCTAACTTAATGCTTCGAAACCAGAGGGACTGAGACAGAGGAGCAGATCCTTAAGCGTCTGCGTAATGCCTCGGCTGAAATTGAACAAGGAAAGTCTTCAAATATATTCGATTTCATCTTATATAATGACAATCTTGAGGAGTCTTATGAAAGACTTAAGGTAACAACTCCTGCTAAATACAAAACTTCGTGAGTCTTGAAATAGTTTTATCATCATCCTAATAAGTATATCCATTGATGCAGAAATTATTAGGACTTAACGGTTTTGTCGCTGCTCAACCGAAATCAGGTAAGAATCTTTTAAACAAGTGAAACTGAGTGAATGGTTTCAGTTCTTAAAGCCGAGACGATCATCAAGATATATTATATTGACATGTATATATTTCTGTTAATCTAGCCGCACCTAGAGAGATTAATCTACCAATGGATCATTCAGTGTCGAAACTCGACGACAAAATCATCATAAACTGCATCACTTCTGGACCGGATAAAGAGTCAAAGAGCTTGTAAGTACTGGACCTTTCAATAGTCCTATAATTTTCCTTACCTTTTTAGCACTGAAGGGTAAGTAAGGTGCTGATGTTTCATTTAAACTTGACAGGATCATGTTAGATGTTTCCTCACTAAAAGGGGGTGCACCTGGAAGGACAAGAGGGCTTGATTTTCATGTGATAGGCTTAATGAATCAACTTAGCTAACATTCTATGAACTTTAGCCACAACTAACTTGGATTTCTCTATTCATAATTGTTACTTTGAGAAAACGTAACACTGCGATAAGGCATTAGATTTATGAGTTGAaacatttttttcccttctcactGTCGTTCTTTGATTGTTTGTGgcaattgaattgatttgagtAGTGTTGGCAATGtcacatttattattattattccctACATGGGCAATgaaatgatttttatgatttttttgttgtCTCTAGTACACTTTGTGAGTGCTCCTTAGATGTGTATGTGCAGTGCACTTTGTCTGGCTCGATATGGTGCTTTAAGTTATTTTTCTGAAACTACATTATATACAAAATGGAGGTACAATGATGGTGTGCTTCACAAACAAGTTATACTTTAGATGTAAAATGGAGAGAATAGGACAAAATGCAAAGGCTGTTAAAAGCAGTTTTCAGTTGTGACTAGTGCGTTTTCCACCCATTTTCAATTCTAAGATGGTATGCTTTTTGGTTTAGTCTATCACGCCATGTGGGGTATAGAACCATGCTGCTACAACTTGCTCTTCACCACTTGCAACTGCAAGGTCTATTTttacatttaatatattttatgcgAAACTTATCGGTGTCGgttcaaataatttatttgtcaccattttagtttagtgtttttgttttttaattaattaaaattaaaacgtaTAGAGACATAAAGTTAGAGAATACAACTCCTCATGTTGTGAAATATTATTGGTTGATTACGGTTATAGTGGGGCAAATGTATGGTGTAGGTTTGACCGAACGTAGAAAAGGGGGAATGAATGAGAAAAGCAAGGTTCTGTGCAAGTTGTACTATCTCACAACCGAACCTTATTGTGTTTGTAGGGACCATTGTGAAAGTGTTTCCTCTTTTTCACGGGACCAAGTTGGGGGGACACACACCATACTGTTTGTTTTTCTCTGTTTACACCAACAACTATGCTACGTTTTATTGGTCAGCAATTCACGTGCTACTGTTAATAAGCTGCCATATAGCAAGTGCTACACGTTACGATCTTATGATTAGATGAGAAGAGTGAATTGGTGTGAAATACTAGTACTACTTGCAAGATTGATCCAATCGGATAAGACTCTCAAGTTACCACTTACCGTTTGTAGAACTTACAATGAACCGAATCAATTGGACTGAATATGAATTAAGTTCATGAATCAAATGTgctgaatataaattaaaaattaagttCGTTAATTAAATGAGCTAAATTTGAATTATACATGATTCGCATTGTTAGGTTCACGAGTCAATTCGATTATTTATGAGATATATTATATTGTTTCTAAGAGTAAGTTTAACAATTTACTTCAAATTTTAGtccaatatttttttaatctaactgttttaattgataatttatattctcaagtgagcaaaatatttctaaaaataattatacaaataaaatcaatgttgtataaatttaaatattataacttttattttattttttatattttttatttaaaaaatataaatttaaaatgtcaaatatattataaggaaaagattttaaaaaatgaCTTTTAAGTAGGGTTGGCAAACGGGCATATCCGTCCCGTTTAGACCCACTCCGCAATAACCCGCAAGAAAACAGGGCGGGACGGTCATAGTTGATGGTGCGAGCCTAAAATCTTGGCAtgtcccgcaaaaaagtgagggcggggcgggctAAACCCGCGGGCACTACACTTTTTATGcctaaaaatgcaaaatttatgttaatgtccGTGCCTGCAAAAGCCTGCATAAAAAAAGGGTCGAGACGGGGAGGTCACACTAGAGGGCGAGGGCCTAAAATTTCGGTCTGCCCCGTACAAAAAGCCGGGTAAAACGGGCATGTCCAACGGGCCAGATCCGTTTTGCTACCCAtacttttaagtccgtgaaaCAAACAAGTTGAATTTAACGAGCTCAACTGAgttgttcgtgaacttctaacgaATCAAATTTGAGTTGAAAAAAATGTGCCTGACGAACTCAAATCGATATTTGAGTTAAACTAATTCTTAATGATTCGTGCCaagctgaggcgagttcgactcaaTTCATTTTCAACTTTACCTACAGGGCCAAAGTTTGCATTTTATATAACATGTTAGTACTCCCGGCTcataaaaaatgtcatttgcACTTTTTATCTATAGTAAAATAATTATTCATTTACAATTCCAatacaatatttattattattttctaattattcattttcaattccaatacaatattaatataattattttttttttatactaaaaccaacacatttaatcattttcttaaaaatcaCATATTGTTTAAATATGACACATATTttatgagatagaagaagcaCCATTTTCTAGTTTTAAAATTTGTGATGTGTCTTACATCAATAATATGATATCCAaactaaactaaaaatattaaaagttcaCTATAAAAAATTGGGGATGAGATTGTATGACGAAACAACTTATCAGATAAAATAGAGATAGTATAAACTATCATCACATGCTACGGGTTACATGGTTGATGTTGATTGGGGTGGATGTCTCGACACTCGTCGATCCATCCCAATCAGCATCTATGTAGGAAACAAGCTTCTCGATGAGAGAAGGATAAAGATGCAAACCATATTGTAAGGTGTCGTGAATGTAACACATGATGCATTTCAGTGTAAGCATGTGCTCAGTGTAGGGAGCGGAGCATACATGCGAAGTCACGCTTGTTGAACAACATAGGAGATGTCAGAACAGATAAATGTGAGATACTGCGAAGCACTGACATTACTTCGATAGAATGTAGGATCATCACATGGAGTGGTGATAGAGCGATAAGTAGTTTTtacattgtttttgttttcctttgatatttcACTGTTTTTATTCGTTTTCCTTTCATTTTACCATGTTTTACgctttgttattatatttttaatgtttcCAGGTCATAACAAGTACTCTTGACAAAAGAAGGGCCAAATTGGATGAAACTCAGAAAAAGGAAAAAAGTCAAAGTCTTCCATACAAAAGTCGGAGGCCTGTTACGAGTCGTAGCAGCATAGCCCTGCAGGCTCCCTTTTGTCACACGCCCTGGCTAGAAACTAGGGGCCTATTACGGCTAgagttgtcaaaatgggctagcccacCAAGCCCGAAAATTTATAGGGCTCGAGCCTTAAAATCAGATCCC
The Vicia villosa cultivar HV-30 ecotype Madison, WI linkage group LG6, Vvil1.0, whole genome shotgun sequence genome window above contains:
- the LOC131612645 gene encoding guanylate kinase 2-like isoform X2; the encoded protein is MELAKQGLSSAKKRVYPTVLGTKPLSCKGHSAVLFENRILVLKKGSKPDDQIWFLEVDTDYVRQQRKKLGTEVVAWSKGVIGNAEKPIVISGPSGVGKGTLISMLMKEFPSMFGFSVSHTTRAPRDMEKNGVHYHFTEKSVMEKEIKNGKFLEFASVHGNLYGTSVEAVEVVADAGKRCILDIDVQGARSVKASSLEAIFIFICPPSMEELEKRLRDRGTETEEQILKRLRNASAEIEQGKSSNIFDFILYNDNLEESYERLKKLLGLNGFVAAQPKSAAPREINLPMDHSVSKLDDKIIINCITSGPDKESKSLIMLDVSSLKGGAPGRTRGLDFHVIGLMNQLS